A window from Candidatus Dependentiae bacterium encodes these proteins:
- a CDS encoding amino acid permease, whose protein sequence is MRTQTVSFKFALMMVVNTIMGAGFLVNIFPLMKVAGYLGFLGYIGAFLILLPVMLVMGKFAQQRPMSGGMYQYPKEFLSPLAGFVSGWSYFLGKSATIALLTHAFTSFFVQQNILPPIFSVLTYDIIIVTILSILNMLGVSISGKIQLVFTALKTIPFSAVLIGGILFLKNNGIPSSIPIPETLSLQSLLPLALFAFSGFEVICAIGNQIEKPEINSLPIILSAGAIVLALYTFLQTSVTFVLGGSCPEKVNALIAFSQISFGSPLLGSIIINAAYLAVLSGILSNLANNTWNFHALARDDFFPQSKILSLINKQNVPWVALTIKLILVICLLVLTQEQPALQNISVACITISYLLNALAAFVGAAQKKIIQVPLFISGIGSLFCLGILIFCYLNITKFGLSLPFIGIYLTGGVLALCRKII, encoded by the coding sequence GTGAGAACTCAAACAGTATCTTTTAAATTTGCACTCATGATGGTTGTAAACACCATCATGGGCGCAGGTTTTTTGGTTAATATTTTTCCACTAATGAAAGTTGCTGGCTACTTAGGTTTTCTTGGGTATATCGGTGCATTTTTAATCTTACTACCAGTTATGCTGGTTATGGGAAAATTTGCACAGCAGCGACCAATGAGTGGTGGAATGTATCAATATCCAAAAGAATTTCTTTCTCCACTTGCAGGCTTTGTGAGTGGCTGGAGTTATTTTTTAGGAAAATCTGCCACGATTGCCTTACTTACTCACGCATTTACCTCTTTTTTTGTACAGCAAAACATTCTTCCACCAATTTTTTCCGTGCTTACCTACGATATTATTATCGTTACCATACTGAGTATCTTGAACATGCTCGGCGTTTCGATCTCCGGAAAAATTCAACTTGTTTTCACCGCCCTCAAAACAATTCCTTTTTCTGCGGTTCTCATTGGAGGAATATTATTTTTAAAAAACAATGGAATTCCCAGCTCAATTCCAATACCAGAAACACTTTCTTTGCAATCACTTTTACCTCTTGCGTTGTTTGCCTTTTCTGGTTTTGAAGTCATCTGTGCCATCGGAAATCAAATAGAAAAACCAGAAATAAATAGCCTTCCAATTATCTTATCGGCAGGGGCGATTGTTTTGGCTCTTTATACATTTCTACAAACAAGTGTTACATTTGTTTTAGGCGGTTCATGCCCTGAAAAAGTTAATGCCCTCATAGCGTTTTCTCAAATAAGCTTTGGTTCTCCATTACTTGGATCCATAATTATTAATGCGGCATACCTTGCTGTTCTTTCAGGTATTTTATCGAATCTTGCAAACAATACGTGGAATTTTCACGCACTTGCACGAGACGACTTTTTTCCACAAAGCAAAATACTTTCGCTCATTAATAAGCAAAACGTTCCATGGGTTGCTCTTACCATAAAACTTATTTTAGTCATCTGCTTACTTGTACTTACTCAAGAACAACCAGCTCTTCAAAATATCTCTGTTGCGTGCATTACTATTTCATATCTTCTAAATGCTCTGGCAGCATTTGTAGGGGCTGCACAAAAAAAAATAATCCAAGTCCCTCTTTTTATCAGCGGAATTGGATCACTTTTTTGTTTGGGAATCTTAATTTTCTGCTACTTGAATATCACAAAGTTTGGACTATCTCTCCCATTCATCGGCATTTATTTAACCGGCGGAGTTCTCGCGCTCTGCAGAAAAATTATTTAA
- the alaS gene encoding alanine--tRNA ligase → MKSSQIRKEFLDFFKEQGHTSVQSSSLIPADDPTILFANAGMNQFKDVFLGKEKRSYVRAASSQKCVRAGGKHNDLDQVGFTERHLTFFEMLGNFSFGDYFKEDAISFAWKFLTEKLQLPAEKLYPTVHTSDDQAAELWLKVTGDPKKIVTRRGDKDNFWQMGDTGPCGPCTEIFYDRGEKYGPYHVDIGGENPRYIEIWNLVFMQFNRQADGTLLPLAQTGVDTGAGLERVAVVMQNCETVFDTDTFTYLRAEIEKLSGLSYSKSDSLIKAAFNVLCDHIRSSSFIIADGGMPSNEGRGYVLRKIIRRAALFAQKLGSPLFFPKLADTLIAEMGSHFPELTKSRDLIIQTLTLEVERFSENLVNGQAILRQYIQTNQKANLSQLSGEQVFKLYDTFGYPPELSTLMAQEYGFTVDMQGFEKEMNKQREQSGQKTDSATQQSTINVPSTITSIFTGYETTKTESVITWSQATNDGIFIVTEKSPFYVECGGQVDDTGSITINGKTHPVIGLLKAGGFTKNFAIVHKLPANSFTSSDLKVGTAVSLTVDAKKRADTANNHTATHLLQAALCTVLGSYIKQAGSVVHPDYLRFDFAHLTALTQDQIDQIENLVNQKITESISVKINFQTLAEAQQKGVTAFFGEKYDPEQVRSIEVPGFSHELCGGTHVANTGLIKTFKITSEASVATGVRRIVAVTGNGAEKLLRESFNSVKHLSMRLKTTPSDVCEGVERLFSNIQQLQDEIKALKSKLQDTQIPFWLDEMKTYNHLRTLYLNINDVDSNEIREICEKLAKRQDGLFVVTSNKPANPNIVSFVAYLSESVRSHLDLAKLSEFFKSEGLKGGGKAGILQGGGTLNDKAEFKEKLKKVFEALGEQMR, encoded by the coding sequence ATGAAGTCATCCCAAATTCGAAAAGAATTTCTCGATTTTTTTAAAGAACAAGGTCACACCTCTGTTCAAAGTTCATCACTTATTCCAGCCGATGATCCAACTATTCTTTTCGCAAACGCGGGAATGAACCAATTTAAAGACGTTTTTCTCGGAAAAGAAAAACGCTCGTATGTTCGCGCGGCATCATCTCAAAAGTGCGTTCGTGCTGGCGGTAAACATAATGACTTAGATCAAGTAGGATTCACAGAAAGACATCTTACCTTTTTTGAAATGTTAGGAAATTTTTCTTTTGGCGACTACTTCAAAGAAGATGCCATTTCTTTTGCTTGGAAATTTTTAACCGAGAAATTACAACTTCCTGCGGAAAAACTCTATCCAACCGTTCATACTTCTGACGACCAAGCTGCTGAATTGTGGCTAAAAGTAACTGGCGATCCTAAAAAGATTGTTACCCGCCGAGGAGACAAAGACAACTTTTGGCAGATGGGCGATACCGGACCATGCGGACCATGTACAGAAATTTTTTATGACCGCGGCGAAAAATACGGGCCCTATCACGTTGATATTGGTGGAGAAAACCCACGATACATCGAGATTTGGAACCTTGTCTTCATGCAGTTTAACAGACAGGCAGACGGAACCCTTCTCCCGCTTGCTCAAACAGGAGTTGATACTGGCGCAGGACTAGAACGAGTTGCTGTTGTTATGCAAAACTGCGAAACCGTTTTTGATACCGATACCTTCACCTACCTGCGAGCAGAAATAGAAAAATTATCTGGCCTTTCATACTCAAAATCAGATTCTTTGATAAAAGCTGCTTTCAATGTTTTGTGCGACCATATTCGTTCATCGTCATTTATTATCGCCGACGGTGGAATGCCTTCAAACGAAGGCCGCGGATATGTTCTTCGAAAAATTATTCGAAGAGCTGCCTTGTTTGCTCAAAAATTAGGTTCTCCGCTCTTTTTCCCTAAACTTGCAGACACGTTGATTGCTGAAATGGGATCACACTTTCCAGAACTCACCAAAAGTCGTGATTTAATTATTCAAACGCTCACCCTTGAGGTTGAACGCTTTTCTGAAAATCTTGTTAACGGGCAGGCTATTTTACGCCAATACATCCAAACAAATCAAAAAGCTAATCTCTCTCAACTCTCTGGCGAACAAGTTTTTAAATTGTACGATACCTTTGGATATCCACCAGAACTTTCAACCTTAATGGCTCAAGAATATGGCTTCACCGTGGACATGCAAGGTTTTGAAAAAGAAATGAACAAACAACGCGAACAATCAGGTCAAAAAACAGATTCAGCAACTCAACAATCAACAATTAATGTTCCATCAACAATCACAAGCATCTTCACAGGATACGAAACAACAAAAACCGAAAGCGTTATCACCTGGTCACAAGCGACCAACGATGGCATATTTATTGTGACAGAAAAATCACCTTTCTATGTTGAATGTGGCGGTCAAGTTGATGACACTGGCTCTATAACAATCAATGGAAAAACGCATCCTGTGATTGGATTGTTAAAAGCCGGCGGTTTTACAAAAAACTTTGCGATCGTTCACAAACTTCCTGCAAATTCATTTACATCATCAGATCTTAAAGTAGGAACCGCTGTCTCATTAACCGTTGATGCAAAAAAACGTGCAGACACCGCTAACAATCACACAGCAACCCACTTGCTGCAAGCTGCACTCTGTACTGTCCTTGGCTCATACATCAAACAAGCCGGTTCTGTCGTTCACCCAGACTATCTACGATTTGACTTTGCTCATCTTACAGCACTTACACAAGATCAGATCGATCAGATCGAAAACCTTGTAAATCAAAAAATAACTGAAAGCATTTCTGTTAAAATTAACTTTCAAACACTTGCAGAGGCTCAACAAAAAGGCGTTACCGCTTTTTTTGGTGAAAAATATGATCCAGAACAAGTTCGATCTATCGAAGTTCCAGGATTCTCGCACGAACTGTGTGGCGGAACTCACGTTGCAAACACGGGACTTATTAAGACATTTAAAATCACGAGCGAAGCGTCTGTCGCAACAGGTGTACGTCGAATTGTTGCTGTTACCGGAAACGGCGCAGAAAAGCTTCTGAGGGAATCTTTCAATTCAGTCAAACATCTTTCCATGAGGCTTAAAACAACTCCGAGCGACGTTTGCGAAGGGGTTGAACGTCTTTTTTCAAATATTCAGCAACTGCAAGATGAAATTAAAGCCCTAAAAAGCAAACTTCAGGATACACAAATTCCATTCTGGCTTGATGAAATGAAAACCTACAATCATCTTCGCACACTCTACCTCAACATAAACGATGTTGATTCAAACGAAATTCGGGAAATTTGCGAAAAACTGGCTAAACGCCAAGATGGTTTGTTTGTTGTAACTTCAAATAAACCTGCAAACCCAAACATCGTTTCGTTTGTTGCATATCTCAGCGAATCAGTTCGATCTCACCTTGATTTAGCAAAACTCTCTGAGTTCTTTAAATCAGAAGGACTCAAAGGCGGAGGAAAAGCAGGTATACTTCAAGGCGGCGGAACGCTGAACGACAAAGCAGAGTTCAAAGAAAAATTAAAAAAAGTCTTTGAAGCCCTTGGCGAACAAATGCGCTAA
- a CDS encoding J domain-containing protein, whose amino-acid sequence MQAPAAPLFVEGESTLTIERIAGVESLYDILGVNPDADDATIKKNYRKLALKLHPDKNPENSAYAEEVFKTITAAFGILSDASTHAAYDRATAEDKKEKLKQVLKGVITATGTTEDQVEEIKRRSSPSKRPVSGARTAGHGAGSARPHKAAATRPATRPTTRAASPDEDEEKDLTSAFVAELLRRQEERREERARERARQAEAAAWQKDYKFHAAQKAREASRRRSHSPASSFHHFRATNTIPYPSPLRQGLFGVNLDIKIDELEFRLVNSGMYHYPALVEKTGLPATPDDHLYRLEELTGVAISDEDWRWVFYELLSFGFLSQEILTGYNSKSTAQDPRLCKILKSLMRESFEWGTFKLMEDNVTNACLTGRVEITDPSSLKTLLFFIKNRRKMLFAQEPKITAVNNQIKKLDAVIREIQEDSHK is encoded by the coding sequence ATGCAAGCACCAGCGGCCCCCTTATTTGTTGAAGGCGAAAGCACACTTACAATAGAAAGAATCGCCGGAGTTGAAAGCCTCTATGACATTTTGGGAGTAAACCCCGATGCCGATGATGCAACAATTAAAAAAAATTATCGCAAATTAGCTCTAAAACTACATCCAGATAAAAATCCTGAAAATAGCGCTTACGCAGAAGAAGTATTTAAAACAATTACTGCTGCATTTGGAATTTTAAGCGACGCGTCAACTCACGCTGCATACGATCGAGCAACCGCTGAAGATAAAAAAGAAAAATTAAAACAAGTCCTCAAGGGAGTTATTACCGCAACCGGAACAACAGAAGATCAAGTTGAAGAAATCAAAAGACGTTCATCGCCGTCCAAAAGACCTGTTTCAGGTGCTAGAACGGCAGGACATGGAGCCGGTTCTGCAAGACCTCATAAAGCAGCAGCAACTCGTCCAGCAACTCGTCCAACAACTAGAGCTGCCAGCCCAGACGAAGATGAAGAAAAAGACCTCACAAGTGCTTTTGTCGCAGAACTTTTAAGAAGACAAGAAGAACGAAGAGAAGAAAGAGCGCGCGAACGCGCACGGCAAGCAGAAGCAGCAGCCTGGCAAAAAGACTACAAATTTCATGCAGCACAAAAAGCGCGCGAAGCTTCCAGAAGAAGATCACACTCGCCCGCTTCAAGCTTTCATCATTTTAGAGCCACAAATACTATCCCCTACCCATCACCCCTTAGACAAGGTCTTTTTGGTGTAAACTTAGATATTAAAATTGATGAGCTAGAATTTAGACTTGTCAATTCAGGCATGTATCATTATCCGGCTCTCGTAGAAAAAACAGGACTTCCCGCAACGCCTGATGATCATCTTTATCGGCTTGAAGAATTAACCGGCGTTGCAATTTCAGATGAAGACTGGCGATGGGTTTTTTATGAACTCCTGTCATTCGGATTTCTCTCTCAAGAAATCCTTACGGGTTACAATAGCAAATCAACAGCGCAAGATCCTCGACTTTGTAAAATCTTAAAAAGCCTGATGCGAGAATCATTTGAATGGGGAACATTCAAATTAATGGAAGACAACGTAACCAATGCATGCCTTACCGGAAGAGTAGAAATAACGGACCCGTCAAGCTTAAAAACACTGTTATTTTTTATTAAAAATCGCCGAAAAATGTTATTTGCGCAGGAGCCTAAAATTACTGCAGTCAACAATCAGATCAAAAAACTAGATGCTGTAATTCGAGAAATTCAAGAAGATTCACATAAATAG
- a CDS encoding ABC transporter ATP-binding protein → MSSPKPISWNFIKWIFAQIIPNELSLQLRCFVVMLMNLSMIGLQLALPFVLKQLVNSLEIESEESTIIILCFAYGLLWIATRFVTEIREIISYKIFATSVSQVTGSFFEYLLNQPLSFHINKDMGALIDELKRTQYTLYKGSIGFFLTILPRIIESLATLYILWKSYPLDIAITCTIFLYAITSASITSASASINAEQLANEAENEQSNFLFDHLLNIEAIQNNAQEKAEYERLQAVLSRTEQARTIAFKEQFMMMVLHGGLTGGLLLCVSLLTGYKVLNKAYTIGDFILLNSYIISFSESISQLGKHIKNLREGIVDLQGIYEIFQTKEKSLLSDESNHGDKKIIPSNTAISFKNISFSYIPEAPLLNNISFDIYHGKTVAIVGASGSGKSTITKLLLRLYQPTQGSITIGGTLLEELDLIDLRSQIGIVPQNPVLFKDTVFNNIAYANPIAPFEEVKLAAKTAKIDEFITKLPQKYETELGELGMTISGGERQRIALARALLKHPLIFIFDEATSALDTHTETSLMSSIVNASKDKTTLMIAHRLSTIMHADHIIVLDHGKIKEQGTHAQLLELNKLYAQLWYKQAESPEA, encoded by the coding sequence ATGAGCTCCCCAAAACCAATTTCATGGAATTTTATTAAATGGATTTTTGCTCAAATAATCCCAAACGAACTCTCGCTACAACTGAGATGTTTTGTTGTCATGCTTATGAATTTAAGCATGATTGGACTTCAACTCGCACTCCCATTTGTCCTCAAGCAATTAGTTAATTCACTTGAAATCGAAAGCGAAGAATCAACAATCATTATTTTATGCTTTGCTTATGGGTTGTTGTGGATTGCAACACGGTTTGTAACAGAAATTAGAGAAATTATTTCCTATAAAATCTTTGCAACCAGCGTAAGCCAAGTAACCGGATCTTTTTTCGAATATCTTTTAAATCAACCCCTCAGTTTTCACATCAATAAAGATATGGGAGCCCTTATTGATGAACTCAAAAGAACTCAATACACCCTCTACAAAGGAAGTATTGGTTTCTTCCTCACTATTTTGCCAAGAATCATAGAATCATTGGCAACGCTCTATATTTTATGGAAAAGCTACCCTCTTGATATCGCCATCACCTGCACCATCTTTTTGTACGCAATAACATCTGCGTCTATCACCTCTGCAAGTGCATCAATTAATGCTGAACAACTAGCAAATGAAGCAGAAAACGAACAATCAAACTTCCTTTTTGATCACCTATTAAATATTGAAGCGATTCAAAATAATGCCCAAGAAAAAGCCGAATACGAACGGCTTCAAGCTGTCCTTTCGCGAACAGAACAAGCTCGAACAATCGCATTTAAAGAGCAATTTATGATGATGGTTCTTCACGGGGGGCTTACCGGAGGACTTCTTTTATGCGTTTCTCTTCTCACCGGATACAAAGTACTTAATAAAGCATACACCATCGGTGACTTTATTTTACTCAATAGCTATATCATCAGCTTCTCTGAATCAATCAGCCAGCTTGGTAAACACATAAAAAATCTGCGGGAGGGGATTGTCGATCTTCAAGGAATTTATGAAATCTTTCAGACAAAAGAAAAATCATTACTTTCTGATGAATCAAACCATGGAGACAAAAAAATCATACCCTCAAATACTGCTATTTCATTCAAAAACATTTCTTTTTCTTACATTCCCGAAGCACCACTGCTAAATAATATCTCATTTGATATTTATCATGGTAAAACGGTTGCAATTGTTGGTGCATCTGGCTCAGGAAAATCAACCATCACCAAACTCCTTTTGCGATTATATCAACCAACTCAAGGATCAATAACAATCGGCGGCACACTACTAGAAGAACTAGACTTGATCGATTTGCGCTCGCAAATCGGCATAGTGCCTCAAAACCCCGTTCTTTTTAAAGACACAGTATTTAATAATATCGCATACGCAAATCCTATTGCGCCATTTGAAGAAGTTAAGCTTGCAGCAAAAACAGCTAAAATTGATGAATTTATAACAAAACTTCCACAAAAATATGAAACCGAACTGGGAGAGCTTGGAATGACTATTTCGGGAGGCGAACGCCAAAGAATAGCCCTTGCCAGAGCATTACTCAAACATCCATTAATTTTCATCTTTGATGAAGCAACTTCAGCCCTTGATACTCACACGGAAACCTCTTTGATGAGCAGTATCGTAAATGCATCAAAAGACAAAACAACTCTCATGATCGCCCACCGACTGTCAACAATCATGCATGCAGACCACATTATTGTACTCGATCATGGAAAAATTAAAGAACAAGGAACACATGCTCAATTACTTGAGCTGAATAAGCTATACGCTCAGTTGTGGTACAAACAAGCAGAGTCGCCAGAAGCTTAA